A genomic window from Hyla sarda isolate aHylSar1 chromosome 8, aHylSar1.hap1, whole genome shotgun sequence includes:
- the RSL1D1 gene encoding ribosomal L1 domain-containing protein 1, whose product MAGAVQHGVDGEQVKKATKALLAYCKTKENANSLLLNEHEWISVMLTVWRIPNQEKTIKIPLPHGIRPDTCDVCLITRDEPNMSIEQTEKFYKKLLSQHGVTQISEVIPLKKIKKEYKPYEAKRRLLSSFDLFLADDRIRRFLPSHIGKHFYKQKREPQSVNLKSKNLAAVLNRHIQGTLLHITNKGCCYSMRVGHIGMKVNDIVENTLEVAKVLAEKLPKKWKNVKVLHLKTQTSVALPIYTSSFDSLKELSLVKEVKDKTKKKKSDKENKPAIADSGDHIADEMKVTATPKKNNEPEGEEEIPNLIPIEEPASAKKNKKKKKVVQEESNMKENCKESEENVKVSSTVKPTPKKRKTNESDVEIKTPSKHKKQVPTEKKSEEPETPLKHSIRKKTPKKTPGKSAVKLTKSARKAPQTPKLKQKKKMKTPQSV is encoded by the exons ATGGCAGGGGCCGTGCAGCATGGAGTAGACGGCGAGCAG GTTAAGAAGGCAACCAAGGCCCTACTTGCCTATTGTAAAACCAAAGAGAATGCCAATTCCTTACTATTAAATGAACATGAATGGATATCAGTAATGCTTACGGTGTGGAGAATTCCAAACCAGGagaaaactattaaaat TCCTCTTCCTCATGGGATTCGACCAGATACATGTGATGTCTGCCTCATCACTAGAGATGAACCAAACATGTCCATTGAACAGACCGAAAAGTTTTACAAAAAATTGCTGAGTCAACATGGAGTCACACAGATAAGTGAG GTCATccctctgaaaaaaataaaaaaagaatacaaacCATATGAAGCAAAGCGCCGACTGCTCAGCAGTTTTGATCTTTTCCTTGCTGATGATAGAATCCGACGATTTCTTCCATCCCATATTGGAAAACACTTCTATAAGCAAAAGAG AGAGCCACAGTCTGTCAATCTAAAGAGCAAGAATCTTGCTGCTGTATTGAATCGCCATATCCAGGGGACACTGCTTCATATTACCAACAAAGGATGCTGCTA TTCAATGCGTGTGGGTCACATAGGTATGAAGGTGAACGACATTGTTGAAAACACACTTGAAGTTGCTAAAGTCCTGGCTGAGAAACTGCCAAAG aaatggaaaaatgtcaaagttctTCACTTAAAAACACAGACATCGGTGGCTCTGCCGATCTACACTTCTTCCTTTGACAGTCTAAAAGAATTAAGTTTGGTAAAAGAGGTG AAAGataaaactaagaaaaaaaagtCTGACAAAGAAAATAAACCAGCAATTGCAGACTCTGGGGATCACATAGCAGATGAAATGAAAGTTACAGCCACTCCGAAAAAGAATAATGAaccagaaggggaggaggaaatccCTAACCTGATTCCTATCGAAGAGCCTGCCAGtgcaaagaaaaacaagaaaaag aaaaaagttGTTCAGGAAGAATCCAACATGAAAGAAAACTGCAAAGAGTCTGAGGAGAATGTAAAAGTATCTTCCACTGTAAAACCTACACCCAAGAAGCGCAAGACGAATGAAAGTGATGTGGAGATCAAGACCCCAAGCAAGCACAAAAAACAGGTGCCAACTGAAAAAAAGAGCGAGGAGCCGGAAACTCCACTTAAGCACAGCATTCGTAAAAAGACTCCTAAAAAAACACCAGGCAAATCTGCAGTAAAACTCACAAAATCTgcaagaaaagcccctcaaactCCAAAACTGAAGCAGAAAAAGAAAATGAAGACCCCCCAATCAGTATAA